In the genome of Xanthobacteraceae bacterium, one region contains:
- a CDS encoding DUF983 domain-containing protein: protein MSEKRNLGQAVKRGLLGRCPNCGEGKLFRKFLKVTDECAVCHEELRHQRADDAPAYLVILIVGHIIVPLALLLEKLYQPPHWVAFSIWIPLTLILSLALLQPIKGIVVGWQWAQRMHGFDPEHRDEIEMMKDAR from the coding sequence ATGAGCGAAAAGCGCAACCTCGGCCAAGCGGTAAAGCGCGGACTTCTCGGACGCTGTCCCAACTGCGGCGAGGGAAAGCTGTTTCGCAAGTTCCTTAAAGTCACCGACGAATGCGCGGTCTGCCACGAAGAATTGCGCCATCAGCGCGCGGACGACGCCCCCGCCTATCTCGTGATCCTGATTGTCGGCCATATCATCGTGCCGCTCGCCCTGCTGCTTGAGAAGCTCTACCAGCCGCCGCACTGGGTTGCTTTTTCGATCTGGATCCCGCTGACGCTCATCCTGTCGCTCGCGTTGCTGCAACCAATCAAGGGCATCGTGGTTGGTTGGCAATGGGCACAGCGGATGCACGGCTTCGATCCCGAACACCGGGACGAAATCGAAATGATGAAAGACGCCAGATGA
- a CDS encoding PleD family two-component system response regulator has protein sequence MSARVLIVDDVRANLKLLEVRLSAEYFEVVTATSGPEAIDIAQRGLCDIILLDVMMPGMDGFEVARRLKSSEATLHIPIVMVTALDQPSDRVRGLEAGADDFLTKPVNDLALITRVRSLSRLKMVVDELRMRAVTSHEIGVAADPAQAINDTGEGGKILIVDDRPSSIDRLHTALAGSQTVDVESNPQEALFRLAEGNYDLLLLSLELSDFDALRLCGQVRSLERTRHLPILLVTEPGDQARLLRGLDLGANDYIVRPIDRNELVARVRSQVRRKRYAERLRDSVQTSMELAVTDPLTGLYNRRYMEGHVGTLVDRSAARGKSLSVLLLDIDYFKSINDGYGHDAGDDVLRDFSDRLRACIRGIDLACRYGGEEFVVVMPDTDIGVATMVAERIRRRVAGDMFPIHRGAKSIEVTISIGIAARATTEDTAAMILKRADEALYRAKRDGRNRVVADAA, from the coding sequence ATGAGTGCGCGCGTTTTGATTGTCGACGACGTCCGGGCCAACCTGAAGCTGCTCGAAGTGCGGCTGTCGGCCGAGTATTTCGAGGTCGTGACCGCGACTTCGGGGCCGGAGGCCATCGACATCGCCCAGCGCGGCCTTTGCGACATCATCCTTCTCGACGTGATGATGCCAGGCATGGACGGTTTCGAGGTCGCACGGCGGCTGAAATCCTCCGAAGCGACGCTGCATATTCCCATCGTCATGGTGACGGCGCTCGACCAGCCGTCCGACCGCGTGCGCGGCCTTGAGGCCGGCGCCGACGATTTCCTGACCAAACCCGTGAACGACCTTGCGCTGATCACGCGGGTGCGCTCGCTCTCCCGCCTGAAAATGGTCGTCGACGAATTGCGGATGCGCGCCGTCACCTCGCACGAGATCGGCGTGGCCGCCGATCCCGCGCAGGCCATCAACGATACCGGCGAGGGCGGCAAGATCCTGATTGTCGACGATCGCCCGTCGTCCATCGACCGGCTGCATACCGCGCTCGCGGGTTCGCAGACCGTGGATGTGGAAAGCAATCCGCAGGAAGCACTGTTCCGGCTGGCCGAAGGCAATTACGACCTGCTGCTGCTCAGCCTCGAACTCAGCGACTTCGACGCGCTGCGTCTGTGCGGGCAGGTGCGCTCGCTGGAGCGCACGCGGCATCTGCCGATCCTTCTCGTCACCGAACCCGGAGATCAGGCGCGGTTGCTGCGCGGCCTCGATCTCGGCGCCAACGACTACATCGTCCGTCCCATCGACCGGAACGAACTGGTGGCGCGCGTGCGCAGTCAGGTTCGCCGGAAGCGGTACGCCGAGCGGCTGCGCGACAGCGTCCAGACCTCGATGGAACTGGCGGTCACCGATCCGCTGACCGGCCTCTACAACCGGCGCTACATGGAAGGCCATGTCGGCACGCTGGTTGACCGCTCCGCCGCGCGCGGGAAATCACTCTCGGTGCTGTTGCTCGACATCGACTACTTCAAGTCGATCAACGACGGCTACGGGCACGACGCGGGCGACGACGTGTTGCGCGATTTCTCGGATCGCCTGCGTGCCTGCATCCGCGGCATCGACCTGGCCTGCCGCTACGGCGGCGAGGAATTCGTGGTGGTGATGCCCGATACCGACATCGGCGTCGCGACCATGGTGGCCGAACGCATCCGCCGCCGGGTGGCAGGCGACATGTTCCCGATCCATCGCGGGGCCAAGTCCATCGAAGTCACGATCTCGATTGGGATTGCGGCGCGCGCCACGACGGAGGACACCGCCGCCATGATCCTGAAGCGCGCCGACGAGGCGCTCTATCGCGCCAAGCGGGACGGGCGGAACCGGGTCGTCGCCGACGCCGCGTAA
- a CDS encoding RidA family protein, with the protein MASEIEQRLQKLGIVLPQPAAPVANYVGAVVAGNLLVVSGQLPIGTNGIAHKGKVGASVTETQAKEAARLCAINILAQAKAALGDLGRIRRCIRLGGFVNAVPDYQTIPQIVNGASDLMVEVLGDAGKHARYAVGVAQLPLDAPVEVEAMFEVA; encoded by the coding sequence ATGGCTAGCGAAATCGAGCAGCGATTGCAAAAACTCGGCATCGTGTTGCCGCAACCGGCCGCGCCGGTCGCGAATTATGTCGGCGCCGTGGTCGCGGGCAACCTGCTGGTCGTGTCCGGCCAGTTACCCATCGGCACAAACGGCATCGCGCACAAGGGCAAGGTCGGCGCGAGCGTCACGGAAACGCAGGCGAAAGAAGCCGCGCGCCTCTGCGCGATCAACATTCTCGCACAGGCAAAGGCGGCGCTTGGCGATCTCGGCCGCATCAGGCGTTGCATCCGCCTCGGCGGGTTCGTCAATGCCGTCCCCGACTATCAGACCATTCCGCAGATCGTGAACGGCGCTTCCGACCTGATGGTCGAAGTGCTCGGCGATGCGGGCAAGCACGCGCGCTACGCCGTCGGCGTTGCACAGCTTCCGCTCGATGCGCCGGTCGAAGTCGAAGCCATGTTCGAGGTCGCGTAA
- a CDS encoding NUDIX hydrolase, whose product MSAPDRGERWNPPEPVPLGPKSGISVQPKDSATLIIIDRSGKTPRVLLGKRNEKQAFMPGKYVFPGGRLDAADRQMKPFDELGEICARRLGMNVVKWTPSRGRALALAAIRETAEETGLLFGKPDPNGVTSKGDAWSPFVSKQIRPSLSALTFVARAITPPKRPRRFDSRFFLADRTSVGGEISGIVGPDTELVSLDWLTFEDALDTELPNITKVVIREVADRVKSGELLRPASFFCFRNGNFWRKELD is encoded by the coding sequence ATGAGCGCGCCCGACCGCGGCGAACGCTGGAATCCGCCGGAGCCGGTTCCGCTCGGACCAAAATCTGGCATCTCAGTGCAGCCGAAGGACTCGGCGACGCTCATCATCATCGACCGTTCCGGCAAGACGCCTCGCGTGCTGCTTGGCAAGCGCAACGAGAAGCAGGCCTTCATGCCGGGGAAATATGTATTTCCCGGCGGCCGCCTTGACGCTGCCGACCGGCAGATGAAACCCTTCGACGAACTCGGCGAAATCTGCGCCCGCCGTCTCGGCATGAACGTTGTGAAATGGACGCCCAGCCGCGGCCGCGCACTGGCGCTGGCGGCGATCCGCGAGACGGCAGAAGAAACCGGCCTCCTGTTCGGCAAACCCGACCCGAATGGTGTCACCTCAAAAGGCGATGCTTGGTCGCCGTTCGTGAGCAAACAAATCCGCCCCTCGCTTTCGGCGCTGACCTTCGTCGCGCGCGCCATCACCCCGCCGAAGCGTCCCCGCCGCTTCGATTCGCGCTTCTTCCTCGCGGACCGCACCAGCGTCGGCGGCGAGATTTCGGGAATCGTCGGGCCGGATACCGAGCTGGTCTCCCTCGACTGGCTGACCTTTGAAGACGCCCTCGATACCGAGCTACCCAACATCACCAAAGTGGTGATCCGGGAGGTTGCGGACCGGGTGAAATCCGGCGAATTGCTGCGTCCGGCCTCGTTTTTCTGCTTCCGGAATGGCAATTTCTGGCGGAAAGAACTCGACTGA
- a CDS encoding response regulator — translation MAKTVLIVEDNELNMKLFHDLLEAHGYQTIETRNGIEALDLARKHKPDLIIMDIQLPEVSGLEVTKWLKEDEELRSIPVVAVTAFAMKGDEERIREGGCEAYLSKPISVSKFLETVRHFAKD, via the coding sequence ATGGCGAAGACTGTCCTGATCGTGGAAGACAACGAGCTGAACATGAAGCTCTTCCATGATCTCCTTGAAGCGCACGGCTATCAGACCATCGAAACCCGCAACGGGATCGAGGCGCTGGACCTTGCGCGCAAGCACAAGCCCGACCTGATCATCATGGACATCCAGCTTCCCGAAGTCTCCGGGCTGGAAGTGACCAAGTGGCTGAAAGAAGACGAGGAACTGCGCTCGATCCCGGTTGTCGCGGTGACCGCTTTCGCCATGAAGGGCGACGAGGAACGCATCCGCGAGGGCGGCTGCGAAGCGTATCTGTCGAAGCCCATTTCCGTTTCCAAGTTTCTCGAAACCGTGCGCCATTTCGCGAAGGACTAG
- the rnr gene encoding ribonuclease R: MAGLARAIHGVTTRTRLSKRPKKKFKDPKPHGALPSREELLAFITERGGDVSKRDIIRAFRLDGAGKAELKTLLRDLKDEGEVKGRHRKMTAAGHVAATVMASVVARDAEGDLLAEPLDWDEADFGAAPRIRLVFGRQPTGIPAPGIGDRVLLRTQRTEDEDDAPYAGRVIKLLEKARQQLLGIYRRMPQGGGRLVPVDKKSLGREIAIPSGMENEAQDGDLVTADPMPQRAFGLATAKVRERLGSIKSEKAVSLIAIHAHAIPNNFPNAVIAEAEAARPPAVIGREDWRPLPLVTIDPVDAKDHDDAIHAAPDESNENAGGFILTVAIADVAHYVTPDSAMDREAQLRGNSVYFPDRVVPMLPERISNDLCSLRAGEDRAAMAVRMVIDANGRKLRHSFHRILMRSRAKLSYQQAQAAIDGNPDPMTRSLVAPILQPLWAAYRALAKARDAREPLALDIPERKLVLNADGTLNRVTTPERLDAHRLIEEFMILANVAAAETAEAKRTPLIYRVHDSPSLEKAAALRDFLRTIGITLPKTDTLRPALFNNVLARVKDTEYERLVNEVVLRSQAQAEYSSNNYGHFGLTLRRYAHFTSPIRRYADLIVHRALIRALGLGNDGLPDTTPEALEEVAARISAAERRAMAAERETVDRLIAHYMADKIGASFRGVVAGVTRSGLFVKLDEIGADGFIPARTIGNEFFAYHEALQALIGDRSGEAYRLGDRVEVKLVEAVPVAGALRFELLSEGRYDLKATRKSRSNGPRGHRGSHAPSGRQNAPKRGKYGRPVSHKGGKAGSKPGKGKGKRR, translated from the coding sequence ATGGCCGGGCTTGCCCGGGCCATTCACGGCGTCACGACGAGAACCAGATTGTCCAAAAGACCCAAAAAGAAATTCAAAGACCCCAAGCCTCACGGCGCGCTGCCGTCGCGGGAAGAACTGCTCGCCTTCATCACCGAACGAGGCGGCGACGTTTCGAAGCGCGACATCATCCGCGCTTTCCGCCTCGACGGCGCGGGCAAGGCCGAACTGAAAACGCTGCTGCGCGACCTGAAAGACGAAGGCGAAGTCAAAGGCCGCCACCGCAAGATGACCGCGGCCGGCCACGTCGCCGCAACCGTGATGGCGAGTGTCGTTGCGCGTGACGCGGAAGGCGACCTGCTCGCGGAACCGTTAGATTGGGACGAGGCCGACTTCGGCGCAGCGCCGCGCATTCGCCTCGTATTCGGCCGCCAGCCCACCGGCATCCCCGCTCCCGGCATCGGCGACCGCGTACTGTTGCGCACGCAGCGAACGGAAGACGAAGACGATGCGCCCTATGCCGGCCGCGTCATCAAACTGCTCGAGAAAGCGCGCCAGCAACTGCTCGGCATCTATCGCAGGATGCCGCAAGGCGGCGGACGTCTCGTGCCGGTGGACAAGAAATCGCTTGGCCGCGAGATCGCCATTCCCTCCGGCATGGAGAACGAAGCGCAGGACGGTGACCTCGTCACCGCCGATCCGATGCCGCAGCGCGCGTTCGGCCTTGCCACCGCTAAAGTGCGCGAGCGTCTCGGCTCGATCAAATCCGAGAAAGCCGTCAGCCTGATCGCTATTCATGCGCACGCCATCCCGAACAATTTCCCGAACGCAGTGATCGCCGAAGCGGAAGCCGCCCGCCCGCCCGCTGTGATCGGCCGCGAGGACTGGCGCCCCCTTCCCCTCGTCACCATCGACCCGGTGGACGCGAAGGATCATGACGACGCCATTCACGCGGCACCTGACGAGAGCAACGAAAACGCGGGCGGCTTCATACTCACCGTCGCGATTGCCGACGTCGCACATTACGTCACGCCCGATTCCGCGATGGACCGCGAGGCACAGTTGCGCGGCAACTCGGTCTATTTCCCCGACCGCGTCGTGCCGATGCTGCCCGAACGCATCTCGAACGATCTCTGTTCGCTGCGTGCTGGCGAGGATCGCGCGGCAATGGCGGTGCGCATGGTGATCGACGCGAATGGCCGCAAGCTGCGCCACTCGTTCCACCGCATCCTGATGCGCTCGCGCGCCAAACTTTCCTACCAGCAGGCGCAGGCCGCCATCGACGGAAATCCCGATCCGATGACGCGCTCGCTGGTTGCGCCGATCCTGCAACCACTTTGGGCTGCTTACCGCGCGCTGGCGAAAGCACGCGACGCGAGAGAGCCGCTGGCCCTCGACATTCCTGAACGCAAACTGGTGCTCAATGCGGACGGCACGCTGAACCGCGTCACCACGCCGGAGCGGCTCGACGCGCACCGTTTGATCGAGGAGTTCATGATCCTCGCGAACGTCGCAGCGGCCGAGACGGCGGAAGCGAAACGCACGCCGCTGATCTATCGCGTGCACGACAGCCCTTCGCTGGAGAAAGCCGCCGCGCTGCGCGACTTCCTGCGAACCATCGGCATCACGTTGCCGAAAACCGATACGCTGCGCCCCGCCCTGTTCAACAACGTGCTCGCGCGCGTGAAGGACACCGAATACGAGCGCCTCGTGAACGAAGTCGTGCTGCGCTCACAGGCGCAGGCGGAATATTCGTCGAACAATTACGGCCACTTCGGCCTGACGCTGCGCCGCTATGCGCATTTCACGTCGCCCATCCGCCGTTACGCGGACCTGATCGTGCATCGCGCGCTCATCCGCGCGCTCGGTCTCGGCAACGACGGCTTGCCCGACACCACGCCGGAAGCGCTGGAAGAAGTTGCCGCGCGCATTTCCGCCGCGGAGCGCCGCGCAATGGCGGCGGAGCGCGAAACGGTCGACCGGCTGATCGCGCACTACATGGCCGACAAGATCGGTGCATCGTTCCGCGGCGTGGTCGCGGGCGTCACGCGCTCCGGCCTGTTCGTGAAGCTGGACGAAATCGGCGCGGACGGCTTCATCCCTGCCCGCACCATCGGCAACGAGTTCTTCGCCTATCACGAAGCGTTGCAAGCCTTGATCGGCGACCGCTCCGGCGAAGCGTATCGCCTTGGCGACCGCGTCGAAGTGAAGCTGGTGGAAGCGGTTCCGGTTGCCGGTGCGCTTCGCTTTGAGTTGCTCTCCGAAGGCCGTTACGACCTGAAGGCGACACGGAAATCTCGTAGCAATGGCCCGCGTGGCCATCGCGGCAGTCATGCGCCTTCCGGGCGGCAAAATGCCCCGAAGCGTGGCAAATACGGGCGGCCGGTGTCACATAAGGGTGGCAAGGCAGGCAGCAAGCCCGGCAAGGGAAAAGGGAAACGGCGATGA
- a CDS encoding DUF3572 domain-containing protein has protein sequence MQQTRGKTSLTKDEAKLIAVAVLSHLAQEPERIGRFLAVTGLGPENLRAAARDKSFYPALLDYMLANETDLVAFATEMNLDPARIRMARDVLAPPAVPH, from the coding sequence ATGCAACAAACGCGCGGAAAAACTTCTTTAACGAAAGATGAAGCGAAGCTGATCGCGGTCGCGGTATTGAGCCATCTCGCGCAGGAACCGGAGCGCATCGGCCGCTTTCTCGCGGTCACCGGCCTCGGCCCGGAGAACCTGCGCGCGGCGGCGCGCGACAAGAGCTTCTACCCTGCGCTGCTCGACTACATGCTCGCGAACGAAACCGACCTGGTCGCCTTCGCTACCGAGATGAACCTCGACCCTGCCCGCATCCGGATGGCGCGCGACGTACTGGCACCCCCGGCGGTTCCGCACTGA
- a CDS encoding glycerophosphodiester phosphodiesterase yields the protein MAIDWLTARPVAHRGLHGNGTGHIENSLGAAKAAIAANYAIEVDLQLSKDGEAVVFHDEQLDRLTNESGPVSERNASDLAKITLKGSGETIPLLSDLLRTTAGQTPLVLELKSLWDGDTRLAKVVADMLAGYGGPVAAMSFDPDMVSALRKHAPGLPRGIVAERWYGYKDWDFLPRGRKHYLGLLLHVLRTKPHFVAYASFDLPAAAPLIARYILGMPLLTWTIRTEKDRARVAKWVDQIIFEHIRP from the coding sequence ATGGCGATCGACTGGCTAACCGCGCGCCCGGTGGCGCATCGCGGCCTGCACGGCAACGGCACGGGCCACATCGAAAATTCGCTCGGCGCGGCGAAAGCCGCCATCGCCGCGAATTACGCCATCGAAGTCGATCTGCAATTATCGAAGGACGGCGAAGCGGTCGTGTTTCACGACGAACAACTGGACCGCCTCACGAACGAGAGCGGTCCGGTTTCGGAACGCAATGCTTCCGATCTTGCCAAGATCACGTTGAAAGGAAGCGGCGAAACCATCCCGCTGCTCTCCGATCTCTTGCGAACCACCGCCGGACAAACGCCACTGGTGCTGGAACTGAAAAGTTTGTGGGACGGCGATACGCGGCTCGCCAAAGTCGTCGCAGACATGCTGGCTGGTTACGGCGGCCCCGTCGCCGCCATGTCGTTCGATCCCGATATGGTTTCAGCGTTACGCAAACATGCGCCGGGCCTGCCGCGCGGCATCGTCGCCGAACGCTGGTATGGCTACAAGGATTGGGATTTTCTCCCACGCGGACGAAAGCATTATCTCGGATTGCTGTTGCACGTTCTGCGCACCAAACCGCACTTCGTCGCCTATGCGAGCTTCGATCTGCCTGCGGCCGCGCCGTTGATCGCACGCTACATCCTCGGCATGCCGCTGCTGACATGGACCATCCGCACCGAGAAGGACCGCGCGCGGGTTGCGAAATGGGTAGACCAGATCATCTTCGAGCATATTCGTCCGTGA
- the rpmG gene encoding 50S ribosomal protein L33, with amino-acid sequence MAKAVTLKIKLVSTADTGFYYVTKKNSRTMTEKMVKKKYDPVAKKHVEFKEAKIK; translated from the coding sequence ATGGCCAAGGCAGTCACCCTCAAGATCAAGCTCGTCTCGACGGCGGACACCGGCTTCTATTACGTGACGAAGAAGAACTCGCGCACGATGACCGAGAAGATGGTCAAGAAGAAGTACGATCCGGTCGCGAAGAAGCACGTCGAGTTCAAGGAAGCCAAGATCAAGTAA
- a CDS encoding cell envelope integrity EipB family protein, with translation MRKMLFAALLLLPVTAAHGGALAPHRAIYDLVRDPSAPGTQVDRAQGRIAFQLTGNECDGYAVMLRQVTSLDTGEGQVTVSDLRSESWENALATSYRFKTQNFVNEQIRENVNGTAMRQRNGALTVRVLQPKPASFALDGPLVLPTEHTRKMLAAAERGEKTLSVRVFDGSPDGKKIYSTLTVIGEPVAPGVGTPPPSPALADFKRYPVVISYFEMGTGERTPAYTLAFDLYENGISGALRLNYGNFALKGVLSSVELLPQKPCKAPPAKSK, from the coding sequence ATGCGGAAAATGCTGTTCGCGGCTTTGCTGCTGTTGCCGGTTACGGCCGCGCATGGCGGGGCGCTCGCGCCGCACCGCGCGATCTACGATCTGGTGCGCGATCCTTCCGCGCCCGGCACGCAGGTCGATCGCGCGCAGGGGCGGATCGCGTTCCAGCTCACCGGCAACGAGTGTGATGGCTATGCCGTCATGCTGCGTCAGGTGACGTCGCTCGATACCGGCGAAGGGCAGGTGACGGTCAGCGACCTGCGCAGCGAAAGCTGGGAGAATGCGCTCGCCACCTCGTACCGGTTCAAGACGCAGAATTTCGTCAACGAGCAGATCCGCGAGAACGTGAACGGCACCGCGATGCGCCAGCGCAACGGCGCGCTGACCGTTCGCGTATTGCAGCCGAAACCCGCGAGCTTCGCGCTCGACGGGCCGCTGGTGCTGCCGACCGAACACACGCGCAAGATGCTTGCTGCCGCCGAACGCGGTGAGAAGACGCTGAGCGTTCGCGTGTTCGACGGCTCGCCGGACGGAAAGAAAATCTATTCGACGCTCACCGTGATCGGCGAGCCGGTCGCGCCGGGTGTAGGTACGCCGCCGCCTTCGCCTGCGCTTGCCGATTTCAAGCGCTATCCGGTCGTCATCAGCTACTTCGAGATGGGTACGGGCGAGCGCACGCCGGCCTATACGTTGGCGTTCGATCTCTACGAAAACGGTATCAGCGGCGCGCTGCGGCTCAACTACGGGAACTTCGCGCTGAAAGGCGTGCTGTCCAGTGTCGAACTGCTTCCGCAGAAACCCTGCAAGGCGCCGCCCGCTAAATCGAAGTAG